A stretch of the Janthinobacterium sp. B9-8 genome encodes the following:
- a CDS encoding zinc-dependent alcohol dehydrogenase family protein, protein MIDLHNRCILYREFGKPLDVLNLETEAITLLRAGEIRAEMKLAPINPSDLIPIYGHYAHRIALPQIVGYEGVAEICEVGQGVSASLLGQRILPLRGEGTWQQLITLPAANAVFIPDEISDIAAAQLYINPLTAWLICHEEFKLKAGGILIVNAANSAIGKIFAQLCQQLGVKMIAVVRRPQPALLDLGAWAVIDSAKEKVLEQVLKLSEGKGADYAIDLIGGLQGTELASSLAEQGQFLVLGLLSGQTVDWPYIHTHLKIKSSMFHLRMWNTKVSKDQWHRVLNHVIALVKNKQLLLQEKGDIFVMDDFQLAIQACQRGERKVFLSS, encoded by the coding sequence GTGATTGATTTGCATAACCGCTGTATTTTATATCGTGAATTTGGCAAACCGCTTGATGTTTTAAATCTTGAAACCGAAGCGATTACACTTCTTCGCGCGGGTGAAATTAGGGCGGAAATGAAATTAGCCCCGATTAACCCTTCTGATTTAATCCCTATTTACGGCCATTACGCACACCGAATTGCTTTGCCACAGATTGTGGGCTACGAAGGTGTGGCCGAGATTTGTGAAGTAGGGCAGGGAGTGAGTGCTTCCTTGCTCGGCCAGCGTATTTTGCCACTTAGGGGCGAGGGGACATGGCAGCAGTTGATTACTCTGCCCGCAGCAAATGCTGTATTTATCCCCGATGAAATCAGCGATATCGCCGCTGCCCAGCTTTATATTAATCCCCTGACTGCATGGCTTATTTGCCATGAAGAATTCAAGTTGAAGGCTGGGGGTATATTGATTGTGAATGCGGCTAATTCAGCTATTGGTAAAATATTTGCGCAATTATGCCAGCAATTAGGCGTAAAAATGATTGCCGTAGTGCGCCGGCCTCAGCCTGCTTTATTAGATCTAGGTGCATGGGCCGTGATTGATTCTGCAAAAGAAAAAGTGCTTGAGCAGGTATTAAAACTAAGCGAGGGGAAAGGCGCTGATTATGCTATTGATTTAATTGGTGGCCTGCAAGGCACCGAATTGGCGAGCTCGCTAGCGGAGCAAGGGCAGTTTTTGGTATTAGGTTTACTCTCCGGCCAAACCGTCGATTGGCCCTATATCCATACGCATTTAAAAATAAAATCCAGCATGTTTCATTTGCGAATGTGGAATACAAAAGTTAGCAAAGATCAATGGCATAGGGTATTGAATCATGTCATTGCATTAGTTAAAAATAAGCAGCTGCTTTTGCAAGAAAAAGGCGATATTTTTGTAATGGACGATTTTCAATTGGCGATTCAAGCCTGCCAACGCGGTGAGCGTAAGGTGTTTTTATCGTCTTAA
- a CDS encoding bifunctional diguanylate cyclase/phosphodiesterase, with amino-acid sequence MQRNVLSDPDFELRSELGLLQTYFEAFDSMVAALLDTGREGMLDALHILAEASKSSAACFYLNTPDNQAAHLVSAWRDPDTRLADFTPDPCRSLDYSAYPLLADTLAVGMVLSKSLLELPLAEQMLMAQIGVRQLLCIPLLEKGEPFGFLCFLNDTEVQRSRSELRLLAMLSNHVAQALVKQRVEQELMCNQQRLRALVGVLQDMVFECNQQGVIISVWSGHPDLPSAEMLQGRAIISVLPYELASELVHYLPRILKNKESAQFNCTVQTPNGPVYLLIRLQPVQAPNGQNHAVALVHDVTVLMLEDAQRKTMLDTLNLLEEAVIDLSPTGELVRTTPAWAKLRALDLREVASDLGQPLFAWVHPNDGLAMVEALSKILKTTEPVTQRFRLVQANGEHMWVEARLIAHRTPDGLLSAIRGVLRDVTITHLNEQHITQLALYDSLTKLPNRLMLDSEIHSAIDRARVENTKVALGFIDLDHFKQINDAFGHQIGDELLVNVARQLAGVLRENDVLARWGGDEFVILMPDLTDLNVMRELADRLRTAARQGVTIDGMETQPTISLGFAVFPDNAESGEELLSAADHTMYHAKHTGRNNVCFYSDIVHLKALGREHVAIQSRLSTAIRNNRLQVFYQPIVDARTGEVISVEALARWQDEQSGWISPELFIPMAEKVGLIQELSELVIQQSFSKLREWRDAGLTQKLMINISRSQLFQPQFVTQLNERLMQHRLRAEDVILEITESVALTDYSRQLRHLRQLNASGFEIAIDDFGTGYSSLSQLHEMPAQMIKIDVSFALRLHTEDGRRIMQAIVQLGLGLGLEIVVEGVENLETARFLQGLGVQRMQGFYFSEAVPSGVAELWMRLGLQAKI; translated from the coding sequence GTGCAGCGCAATGTATTATCTGATCCTGATTTCGAACTTCGGAGCGAGCTTGGGTTGTTGCAAACTTATTTTGAAGCTTTTGACAGCATGGTCGCCGCTTTGCTAGACACCGGCAGAGAAGGCATGCTGGATGCTTTACATATCTTGGCTGAAGCCTCTAAAAGCAGTGCGGCGTGTTTTTATTTAAATACGCCAGACAATCAGGCTGCGCATTTAGTGTCGGCCTGGCGGGATCCCGATACCCGTTTAGCTGACTTTACCCCTGATCCTTGCCGCTCTCTCGATTACAGCGCTTATCCCTTGCTGGCAGACACGCTGGCTGTAGGCATGGTGCTGAGTAAATCCCTTTTAGAATTACCCCTTGCTGAACAAATGTTGATGGCACAAATTGGCGTGCGTCAGCTGCTGTGTATTCCCTTGCTTGAGAAGGGGGAACCATTTGGTTTTCTGTGCTTTTTAAATGATACGGAAGTACAACGCAGCCGTAGTGAGTTAAGGCTTTTAGCCATGCTGAGCAATCATGTGGCTCAGGCTTTGGTGAAGCAGCGGGTTGAGCAAGAGCTGATGTGCAATCAGCAACGCTTACGTGCCTTGGTGGGCGTACTGCAAGATATGGTGTTTGAGTGTAATCAGCAGGGAGTGATTATCAGTGTATGGTCTGGCCACCCTGATTTGCCGTCCGCTGAAATGTTACAGGGGCGGGCAATTATCAGTGTACTGCCCTATGAGCTGGCATCTGAGCTGGTGCATTATTTGCCGCGTATTTTAAAAAATAAAGAAAGCGCCCAGTTTAATTGCACGGTACAAACGCCGAATGGCCCTGTTTATTTGCTTATACGGCTGCAGCCTGTGCAAGCGCCTAATGGGCAAAACCATGCGGTTGCTCTGGTGCATGATGTGACCGTACTGATGCTTGAAGATGCGCAGCGTAAAACCATGCTGGATACGCTGAACTTGCTTGAAGAGGCCGTGATTGATTTATCACCTACAGGCGAGTTGGTACGCACCACGCCTGCTTGGGCCAAATTACGCGCACTTGATTTACGAGAAGTTGCCAGCGATTTGGGCCAGCCCTTATTTGCTTGGGTTCATCCAAATGATGGTCTTGCAATGGTCGAGGCCTTATCAAAAATACTAAAAACCACAGAGCCTGTTACCCAGCGTTTCAGGCTGGTGCAAGCCAATGGCGAGCATATGTGGGTGGAGGCCAGGCTGATTGCCCACCGTACCCCTGATGGCTTGTTGTCTGCTATCCGTGGTGTGCTGCGTGATGTCACCATCACCCATTTAAACGAACAGCATATTACCCAGCTGGCGCTTTATGATTCGCTGACTAAATTGCCTAATCGCTTGATGCTCGATAGCGAAATTCATAGCGCGATTGATCGAGCACGGGTGGAAAACACCAAAGTGGCCCTGGGGTTTATCGATCTGGATCACTTTAAGCAAATCAATGATGCCTTTGGCCATCAGATTGGTGATGAATTACTGGTGAATGTGGCAAGGCAGCTGGCAGGCGTTTTGCGTGAAAATGACGTATTAGCACGCTGGGGCGGTGATGAGTTTGTGATTTTAATGCCCGATCTAACTGATTTAAACGTCATGAGAGAGCTTGCAGATCGCCTACGCACCGCAGCAAGGCAGGGGGTAACCATTGATGGCATGGAAACTCAGCCTACTATTTCGCTAGGATTTGCAGTTTTTCCCGACAACGCCGAATCGGGCGAAGAATTACTATCTGCCGCCGATCACACCATGTATCACGCCAAACATACTGGCCGGAACAATGTCTGCTTTTACAGCGATATTGTGCATTTAAAAGCACTTGGGCGTGAGCATGTGGCGATTCAATCGCGCCTTTCAACGGCGATTCGTAATAATCGTTTGCAAGTGTTTTATCAGCCGATTGTAGATGCCAGAACCGGGGAGGTGATCTCGGTTGAAGCGCTTGCACGTTGGCAGGACGAGCAAAGCGGCTGGATTAGCCCCGAGCTGTTTATCCCTATGGCCGAGAAAGTTGGTTTGATCCAGGAGCTGTCTGAGCTTGTGATTCAGCAAAGTTTTTCTAAATTACGCGAATGGCGTGATGCAGGTTTAACGCAAAAGCTGATGATTAATATCTCGCGTAGCCAGCTGTTTCAGCCGCAGTTTGTGACTCAGCTTAATGAAAGGCTGATGCAACACCGCTTGCGCGCCGAGGATGTGATTCTTGAAATCACTGAATCAGTGGCCCTCACCGATTACTCGCGCCAGCTGCGGCATTTACGCCAGCTGAACGCCTCTGGCTTTGAAATTGCGATTGATGATTTTGGCACCGGCTATTCATCGCTCTCCCAGCTGCATGAAATGCCGGCACAAATGATTAAAATTGATGTGTCTTTTGCCCTGCGTCTGCACACTGAAGATGGCCGCCGGATTATGCAAGCTATCGTGCAACTTGGCTTAGGGCTTGGGCTGGAAATTGTGGTGGAAGGCGTTGAAAACCTTGAAACGGCGCGCTTTTTACAGGGCTTAGGCGTGCAACGGATGCAAGGCTTCTACTTTAGCGAAGCCGTGCCTAGCGGTGTGGCCGAGCTTTGGATGAGGTTGGGTTTGCAGGCAAAGATTTAG
- the topA gene encoding type I DNA topoisomerase gives MPANLLIVESPSKAKTLLKYLGKDFQILASYGHVRGLVRKDGSVDTENDFKMKYQVIERNKKHVDALVAAVKESTNIFLATDPDREGEAISWHIMEILRSKKLLTASRTFKRVVFHEITETAVLNAVANPRDIDNDLVNAQQARSALDYLVGFNLSPLLWRKVRSGLSAGRVQSPALRLICEREIEIRAFTSQEYWSVHLDTHQGRSKFGAKLTQWQGKKLEQFDIPDTGTQESILNALSGQSAEIQSVEKKKKSRSAAAPFTTSTLQQEAVRKLGMTTDRAMRTAQQLYEGMSIGGETVGLITYMRTDSVALANDALDEIRAYIGEKFEKEYLPNAPVVFKNKAKNAQEAHEAIRPTSIYRSPDEVKAYLTADQFKLYQMIWKRTLASQIAAAKFDTVAVDIAVGPDAIFRATGQTLVFPGFIAVYQEDTDDEEEEDEARLPVLNVGDKLPVDKLSGEQHFTQPPPRFTEASLVKSLEEFGIGRPSTYASTIKTLKDREYVILDKKRFTPTDTGEVVNKFLTEHFTQYVDYNFTAKLEDKLDEISTGKRDWIPVLADFWKGFHKQCEEKAGLSRKEVTQEEMDEDCPKCGVAKLAIRLGKRGRFIGCTTYPECDYTRNLGDDADTAPTEPEVVPDRTCPKCESALHIKVGRYGKFIGCSAYPKCKHIEPLEKPRDTGVECPECKKGSLIERKSRYGKLFYSCNTYPDCKYATWNPPIAEACPQCKWPVMTIKVTKRRGTEKVCPQKECGYVEVIEGPAPKAEKAEAE, from the coding sequence ATGCCCGCAAATCTATTGATTGTCGAATCGCCGTCTAAGGCGAAAACGCTGCTGAAGTATCTTGGTAAGGATTTCCAGATCCTTGCTTCCTATGGTCACGTCCGTGGTTTGGTCAGAAAGGACGGCTCGGTAGATACCGAGAATGACTTCAAAATGAAGTACCAAGTCATCGAGCGCAATAAAAAACATGTCGATGCGCTGGTTGCTGCTGTAAAAGAATCGACTAACATCTTTCTGGCAACTGACCCGGATCGCGAAGGTGAAGCGATTTCCTGGCATATCATGGAAATCTTACGCTCTAAAAAGCTGCTGACGGCGAGTCGCACTTTTAAGCGCGTGGTGTTCCACGAAATTACCGAAACCGCCGTGTTGAATGCGGTGGCAAATCCACGCGATATCGACAACGATCTCGTGAATGCACAGCAAGCACGTAGCGCGCTGGATTATCTGGTTGGCTTTAATTTATCCCCGCTGCTTTGGCGCAAAGTGCGCTCTGGCCTATCGGCTGGCCGGGTACAAAGCCCGGCACTGCGCCTGATTTGCGAGCGTGAGATCGAGATTCGTGCGTTTACATCGCAAGAATACTGGTCGGTACACCTCGATACTCATCAAGGTCGCAGCAAATTTGGTGCAAAGCTCACCCAGTGGCAGGGCAAAAAGCTTGAGCAATTTGACATCCCGGATACGGGAACTCAAGAGAGTATTCTGAATGCGCTGAGCGGTCAGAGTGCTGAGATTCAATCGGTAGAAAAGAAAAAGAAATCGCGTAGTGCTGCTGCGCCATTTACAACGTCTACCTTGCAACAAGAAGCGGTTCGTAAGCTGGGTATGACTACTGATCGCGCCATGCGCACGGCTCAGCAGTTGTATGAAGGGATGAGTATCGGCGGCGAAACCGTCGGTTTGATTACCTATATGCGTACTGACTCGGTGGCCTTGGCCAACGATGCGCTGGATGAAATCCGTGCGTATATTGGCGAGAAATTTGAGAAAGAATACCTGCCTAATGCGCCGGTTGTTTTCAAAAATAAAGCCAAAAATGCCCAGGAAGCACACGAAGCGATTCGCCCAACTTCGATTTATCGCTCGCCAGATGAAGTGAAAGCCTACCTAACGGCCGATCAATTTAAGCTGTATCAAATGATCTGGAAGCGCACCTTAGCCAGCCAGATTGCTGCTGCCAAGTTTGATACCGTGGCGGTTGATATTGCTGTTGGCCCAGACGCCATCTTCCGCGCTACCGGCCAAACTCTGGTATTCCCCGGCTTTATTGCGGTTTACCAGGAAGATACCGATGATGAGGAAGAAGAAGACGAAGCGCGTCTGCCGGTACTGAATGTGGGTGACAAGCTGCCAGTAGATAAGCTATCTGGTGAGCAACACTTTACCCAGCCGCCACCGCGTTTTACTGAAGCGTCTTTGGTTAAATCTCTGGAAGAATTCGGTATTGGTCGCCCGTCTACTTACGCGTCGACCATTAAAACGCTGAAAGATCGCGAGTATGTGATTCTTGATAAAAAGCGTTTTACCCCGACCGATACCGGCGAAGTGGTGAATAAATTCCTGACTGAGCATTTTACCCAGTATGTGGATTACAACTTCACCGCCAAGCTAGAAGACAAGCTCGATGAGATTTCTACCGGTAAACGCGATTGGATTCCGGTGCTGGCTGATTTCTGGAAAGGCTTTCATAAGCAATGCGAAGAAAAAGCAGGCTTATCGCGTAAAGAAGTCACCCAGGAAGAAATGGACGAAGACTGTCCAAAATGTGGCGTGGCAAAGCTCGCGATTCGCTTAGGCAAGCGTGGCCGTTTTATTGGCTGCACCACGTATCCGGAATGCGATTACACCCGCAATCTGGGGGATGATGCCGATACCGCACCTACCGAGCCGGAAGTCGTACCGGATCGAACCTGCCCCAAATGCGAATCAGCATTGCATATCAAGGTAGGGCGTTATGGTAAGTTTATTGGCTGCTCGGCCTACCCGAAGTGTAAGCATATCGAGCCACTTGAAAAACCACGCGATACCGGTGTGGAGTGCCCGGAATGTAAAAAAGGTAGCCTGATCGAAAGAAAGAGTCGCTACGGCAAGCTCTTTTACTCGTGTAATACCTATCCGGATTGCAAATATGCCACTTGGAATCCACCGATTGCTGAGGCTTGCCCGCAATGTAAATGGCCAGTGATGACGATTAAAGTCACCAAGCGTCGGGGCACTGAGAAGGTTTGTCCGCAAAAAGAGTGTGGCTATGTTGAAGTAATTGAAGGACCCGCGCCAAAAGCTGAAAAAGCCGAGGCGGAGTAA
- the dprA gene encoding DNA-processing protein DprA, translating to MSEDEVRLWLRFTTIAKVGPRKQIALLTRFKTPEAVLAATPAELAEVLSTPALDAWLDGLDIEETIQQTLAWQQEAGNTLLCLGDAAYPPRLLDLPDAPTLLYVKGRLDLLTMPALSVVGSRNATPQGLDNAEQFARCFSEAGLTIVSGLAAGIDAAAHRGGLAAASSTIAVVGTGLDRVYPASNRELAHQIASDGVIISELALGSPPKADHFPRRNRMIAALGLGCLVVEATVGSGSLITAKQAADIGREVLAIPGSIHSPLARGCHQLIKQGAKLVESAEDVLSELSWTSSVQAPSKQRASKSSPFLQNMGFDPVDIETLSQRSGLTTDRLSAMLLTLELEGCIVALPGSRYQRIA from the coding sequence ATGAGCGAGGATGAAGTGCGGCTTTGGCTGCGCTTCACCACGATTGCTAAAGTGGGGCCAAGAAAGCAGATTGCGCTCTTGACCCGCTTTAAAACGCCCGAAGCGGTGCTTGCTGCTACGCCAGCAGAGCTCGCTGAGGTGTTGAGCACGCCCGCATTAGATGCTTGGCTGGATGGCCTTGATATTGAAGAAACCATCCAGCAAACCCTCGCCTGGCAGCAAGAAGCAGGCAACACCTTGCTCTGCCTTGGTGATGCGGCTTATCCGCCCCGGCTTTTAGATTTACCTGATGCGCCAACCTTGTTGTACGTAAAAGGGCGCTTAGACTTATTAACCATGCCTGCGCTCTCTGTTGTGGGTAGCCGTAATGCCACCCCTCAGGGCCTAGACAATGCAGAGCAATTTGCCCGTTGCTTTAGTGAAGCTGGGTTGACCATTGTGAGTGGCCTTGCGGCAGGCATTGATGCTGCGGCACATCGCGGTGGATTGGCGGCAGCTTCGTCTACGATTGCCGTAGTTGGCACAGGTTTAGATCGGGTTTATCCCGCCAGTAACCGTGAATTAGCGCATCAGATTGCCAGCGATGGTGTCATTATTTCTGAGCTGGCTTTGGGTAGCCCACCTAAGGCTGATCATTTTCCAAGGCGGAACCGAATGATCGCCGCTCTGGGGTTGGGATGTTTGGTGGTAGAAGCCACTGTGGGCAGTGGCTCCTTGATAACCGCCAAACAGGCCGCAGATATAGGTAGAGAAGTGTTGGCGATTCCCGGCTCTATCCATTCACCATTGGCACGGGGGTGCCATCAGCTGATCAAGCAGGGCGCTAAATTAGTTGAGTCAGCAGAAGATGTTTTATCAGAGCTGAGCTGGACGAGTTCTGTGCAAGCACCAAGCAAGCAACGTGCATCAAAAAGCAGTCCTTTTTTACAAAATATGGGCTTCGATCCTGTGGATATTGAGACATTGTCACAGCGCAGCGGCTTGACGACAGACAGGCTATCCGCGATGCTGTTGACCTTGGAGCTTGAAGGTTGCATTGTCGCCCTGCCCGGTAGTCGCTATCAGCGGATTGCCTGA
- a CDS encoding LysM peptidoglycan-binding domain-containing protein produces MRKTIISLLWASVLLSGTAVADSLAMQDNAPDRYVVVKGDTLWGISGHFLKQPWRWPEIWQLNKTDIKNPHWIYPGDVVLLDKSSGEPRLRLLKNEKTASGSASGKMSPRIRSTSLGDGATPSIPLSAISPFLNKPLVIDSETFAAAPRVAAGPDERVIFASGDKVYAVGLVGEVGDNWQVFRDGKNLIDPDDPDRKRVIGHQVEYLGDARLEVTGDVATLRLTSSKEEILVGNRLIRANEAPFVNYVPHVPEQPVSGRIVSSYAGVAEAGPLTTVVINRGSEHGVDVGSVFFNYKAGRLIRKESSSEPDRFTPIEKNGNLFIYRVFPGFAYGLVLDSTRAVNVGDEVKTP; encoded by the coding sequence ATGCGAAAAACAATTATATCGCTACTTTGGGCAAGCGTACTTTTATCTGGCACTGCAGTTGCAGATAGTCTTGCAATGCAGGATAACGCGCCTGATCGTTATGTGGTGGTAAAAGGCGATACGCTTTGGGGTATCTCAGGCCATTTTTTGAAGCAGCCGTGGCGTTGGCCAGAAATCTGGCAGCTTAATAAAACGGATATTAAAAACCCGCACTGGATTTATCCGGGTGATGTGGTCTTGCTTGATAAAAGCAGTGGCGAGCCGCGTCTGCGCTTGCTTAAGAACGAAAAAACAGCTTCGGGTTCTGCTTCTGGCAAGATGTCGCCGCGTATTCGATCGACTTCTTTAGGCGATGGTGCAACGCCTAGTATTCCCTTATCGGCAATCTCACCTTTTCTGAATAAACCCTTGGTGATCGATAGCGAAACCTTCGCTGCCGCGCCGCGTGTTGCTGCTGGCCCGGATGAGCGTGTGATTTTTGCCAGTGGCGATAAGGTCTATGCCGTTGGTTTAGTCGGTGAAGTAGGGGACAACTGGCAGGTATTCCGGGATGGCAAAAACTTAATCGATCCAGATGATCCGGATAGAAAACGAGTGATTGGCCATCAGGTGGAGTATTTGGGTGATGCCCGTTTAGAAGTCACAGGGGACGTAGCAACATTGCGTCTGACGTCTTCCAAAGAAGAAATTCTGGTGGGCAATCGTTTGATTCGCGCCAATGAAGCACCTTTTGTAAATTATGTGCCTCATGTGCCCGAGCAGCCGGTGAGCGGCCGGATTGTTTCTTCTTATGCCGGTGTGGCTGAAGCGGGCCCATTAACAACGGTAGTGATTAACCGTGGCTCAGAGCATGGTGTTGATGTGGGCAGCGTGTTTTTTAATTACAAAGCGGGCCGCTTAATTCGTAAAGAGAGCAGCAGCGAGCCTGATCGTTTCACTCCAATAGAAAAAAACGGTAATTTATTTATTTACCGTGTTTTCCCTGGCTTTGCTTATGGCCTAGTACTCGATAGCACACGAGCGGTGAATGTGGGTGACGAGGTGAAAACGCCTTGA
- the def gene encoding peptide deformylase: MAILNILHYPDDRLYTIAKPVTVFDDRLQQLVRDMSETMYAAPGIGLAATQVNVHERVVVIDISEEKNSLMALINPEIMTMDGKTMWEEGCLSVPGIYEEVERAERVKVRAFDSKGQVFELAADGLLAICIQHELDHLDGKVFVEKLSKLKLSRIVQKLKKNQRKTM, from the coding sequence ATGGCCATTCTAAATATTCTGCACTACCCCGATGATAGGCTCTACACCATTGCAAAGCCTGTTACGGTATTCGATGATCGCTTACAGCAGCTAGTTCGCGACATGAGTGAAACCATGTACGCGGCTCCAGGGATCGGCTTAGCGGCAACACAAGTCAACGTCCATGAGCGCGTTGTTGTTATCGATATCTCTGAAGAGAAAAATAGCCTAATGGCGCTGATTAATCCTGAAATCATGACGATGGATGGAAAAACCATGTGGGAAGAAGGCTGCCTTTCTGTGCCCGGCATCTACGAAGAAGTAGAACGCGCCGAGCGAGTAAAGGTCCGGGCCTTTGATAGCAAGGGCCAGGTTTTTGAATTGGCCGCCGATGGTTTACTCGCTATTTGCATCCAGCATGAATTAGATCATCTGGACGGTAAAGTCTTTGTAGAAAAGCTCTCGAAATTAAAACTGAGCCGTATTGTGCAAAAACTTAAAAAAAATCAGCGTAAAACCATGTAA
- the fmt gene encoding methionyl-tRNA formyltransferase, with protein sequence MKIIFAGTPDFAACALQALIAAGHEIALVLTQPDRPAGRGMKLSASPVKMLAEQHGINVYQPEKLRTPEQQAPLAAIAADVMIVAAYGIILPQAVLDLPKLGCLNIHGSLLPRWRGAAPIHRAILAGDTETGITIMQMDAGLDTGDMLSIHRTPIEAHDTTASLHDKLAEQGAAALVAALADLPGLQQTRQVQPEIGVTYADKLKREESQINWQKSAVELDQMIRAFNPFPSAQTLLAGQALKIWQATISQDSGAPGTVLAADKDGLLVACGSGSLRITELQKAGSKRVAAAAFLAGNAVEAGLKLGE encoded by the coding sequence ATGAAAATCATCTTTGCCGGTACGCCGGATTTTGCCGCTTGTGCTTTACAGGCACTCATCGCGGCGGGGCATGAAATTGCTCTGGTTTTAACTCAACCCGATCGCCCTGCTGGCCGCGGAATGAAGCTGAGTGCATCTCCGGTAAAAATGCTGGCAGAGCAGCATGGTATCAACGTTTATCAGCCGGAAAAGCTACGTACGCCTGAGCAACAAGCCCCATTGGCAGCCATAGCCGCTGACGTGATGATTGTAGCCGCTTACGGTATTATTTTGCCGCAAGCCGTACTTGATCTGCCTAAGCTGGGCTGCCTCAATATTCATGGCTCGCTCTTGCCGCGCTGGCGCGGTGCGGCACCTATTCACCGGGCCATTTTAGCCGGGGACACCGAGACAGGCATTACCATTATGCAAATGGATGCGGGGCTAGATACCGGCGATATGCTATCTATCCATCGCACACCCATTGAGGCACACGACACCACCGCCAGCCTGCACGATAAGCTGGCAGAGCAAGGCGCAGCGGCCCTTGTAGCCGCACTGGCAGATTTACCTGGGCTTCAGCAAACGCGCCAAGTACAGCCAGAAATTGGCGTCACTTACGCGGATAAGCTAAAGAGAGAAGAGTCGCAAATTAATTGGCAAAAATCAGCGGTCGAACTCGATCAAATGATTCGTGCATTTAATCCGTTTCCTTCGGCTCAAACTTTACTGGCCGGGCAGGCACTGAAAATCTGGCAAGCCACAATCAGCCAAGACAGTGGCGCGCCGGGTACGGTGCTTGCGGCAGATAAAGACGGGCTGCTCGTCGCGTGTGGCAGCGGATCGCTACGCATTACTGAGCTACAAAAAGCGGGCAGTAAACGCGTTGCGGCAGCGGCGTTTTTAGCTGGGAACGCGGTTGAAGCCGGGCTAAAGCTGGGGGAGTAA
- the htpX gene encoding zinc metalloprotease HtpX translates to MNNWLKTSILMAGIIALFAMIGGMIGGMSGMLLALLLGGGMNVWAYWNSDKMVLRMYNAHPVDAHSAPELYAMVEELARNAGLPMPKVYVIDEDQPNAFATGRNPENAAVAATTGIMRVLSYRELRGVMAHELAHVQHRDILLSTISATMAGAISALANFAMFFGGRDANGRSMNPIVSIALAILAPIAASLIQMAISRAREFEADAGGARISGDPLALADALQKIEAYGQGIPMHAADAHPETAQMMIINPLIGGGLSNLFRTHPQTTERVARLHAIARGQ, encoded by the coding sequence ATGAATAACTGGCTAAAAACAAGCATTCTGATGGCGGGGATTATCGCCCTCTTTGCCATGATAGGCGGCATGATCGGCGGCATGAGCGGCATGCTGCTGGCGCTGCTTTTGGGTGGTGGAATGAATGTGTGGGCATATTGGAATTCTGACAAAATGGTGTTGCGTATGTACAACGCTCACCCTGTTGACGCCCATAGCGCACCTGAACTTTATGCCATGGTGGAAGAGCTAGCCAGAAATGCGGGCCTACCTATGCCTAAAGTTTATGTCATTGATGAAGACCAGCCCAATGCCTTTGCTACCGGGCGCAACCCGGAAAATGCAGCCGTAGCAGCAACAACCGGCATTATGCGGGTGCTTTCTTACCGCGAATTACGCGGTGTGATGGCGCACGAACTAGCGCACGTTCAGCACCGGGATATTTTACTTTCAACCATTTCAGCCACCATGGCCGGTGCCATTTCAGCGCTTGCCAACTTTGCAATGTTTTTCGGTGGGCGGGATGCAAATGGCCGGTCAATGAACCCGATTGTGAGCATCGCGCTAGCTATTTTGGCGCCGATTGCAGCATCGTTGATCCAAATGGCCATTTCACGCGCCCGTGAATTTGAAGCCGATGCAGGTGGCGCACGTATTTCTGGCGATCCGCTGGCATTGGCCGACGCCTTACAAAAAATTGAGGCTTACGGACAGGGTATTCCCATGCACGCTGCAGATGCCCACCCTGAAACCGCACAAATGATGATTATCAACCCGCTGATTGGCGGTGGATTATCCAATTTATTTCGTACCCATCCTCAAACAACCGAGCGCGTAGCAAGGCTACATGCCATTGCCCGCGGTCAATAA